A DNA window from Centropristis striata isolate RG_2023a ecotype Rhode Island chromosome 10, C.striata_1.0, whole genome shotgun sequence contains the following coding sequences:
- the LOC131979618 gene encoding pancreas transcription factor 1 subunit alpha: MEDMLFDFDQDGNTDFAFWGQMDQNFQFQTQLDTFLLDYTTATGQLSPWSSLGSQSMFPDSQLTFTDLDVQSPGGDVSAEGEGSSMDDPLEVSKRRARRLVSHQPYKVQRHAANIRERKRMLSINSAFEELRCHVPTFPYEKRLSKIDTLRLAIAYIALLREILMSGCDPKAYVDECMKNGYKNQTNAIWNTSDLTARLSWIKWD, from the exons atGGAGGACATGCTTTTTGACTTTGACCAGGATGGGAACACTGATTTTGCATTCTGGGGACAAATGGACCAAAACTTCCAGTTCCAGACCCAGCTGGACACCTTCCTGCTGGACTACACCACAGCCACGGGCCAGCTGTCGCCCTGGTCCTCCCTGGGCAGTCAGTCCATGTTCCCGGACTCACAGCTGACCTTCACCGACCTCGACGTGCAGTCTCCCGGGGGGGACGTGTCCGCTGAAGGGGAAGGCTCCTCCATGGATGATCCCCTGGAGGTGTCCAAGCGCAGGGCGCGCCGCCTGGTGTCCCATCAGCCCTACAAGGTGCAGCGACACGCCGCCAACATCcgggagaggaagaggatgcTGAGCATCAATTCCGCCTTCGAGGAGCTGCGCTGCCACGTGCCGACGTTTCCCTACGAGAAGCGGCTGTCGAAGATCGACACCCTGAGGCTGGCTATAGCCTACATCGCCCTGCTGAGGGAGATCCTCATGTCCGGCTGCGACCCCAAAGCCTATGTGGACGAGTGCATGAAGAATGGCTACAAGAACCAGACCAACGCCATCTGGAACACAAGTG ATCTGACAGCCCGCCTCTCTTGGATAAAGTGGGATTAA